CCCAGGGGGGTAAGGACCTGGGTGagggtcaggggtggggaggactcACCCATCTCCATAAGCTTCGTGGGTGGCCAGCCCGGCCACAAGGACCCCCAGGAGGGCTCCCAGGACCCCAGGCATCCCGTGGAGGTTGTGGACGCCACACGTGTCTTGGAGTTTGAATTTCGCCTCGAGGATGGGCTGGAGGATGGGACACCAATAATGAGTCCTGTGCACCGCCCCCCCGCCAGGCTGCTGGAGACATGGGGGGAACAGGTGCTGGGGGACCCCCTGTTCTGCCCGGGGCCCGAGAAGCATCTATACCGTGAAGAACTTGTACCCCAGAGTGGAGACCGTCCCAGCCAGGAAGCCGGCTGCCAGGGCCCCAAAGGGCGTCAGCATCATTTCACCTGATGTCCCCACTACGACCCCTCCGGCCAGCGCTGCGTTCTGGATGTGAACCTGGGGAAGCACAGGGGAGCGGGGCATCGGGGGCCGGTCCAGGTCGACGCCCCCATCCAACCCCACCCCGTCCACCGCAGTGGCATCTAGGGCTTCTGGAAGTCCCTCTGCCGTCTGATCGCAAACTCTCCTGCTGTTGTGTGGTCGCCTCTTGCCCCTGCCCCGTGCCTGCGCCCTCTCCTGTTCCCCTGCAGACCGGGCCTCGCAGGGTCTcggccccttccccccccccccgcccgtccCTCTGCCCCCCCAGCGCCCTCTCCCGCACCATGTCCAGCCGGCCGTGCTCCCCGACGAGGGCTGACAAGGCAAAGGTGCTGAGGGTGCTCGCGGTCATGGAGTAGTACGTGTTCAGGGTTGTTCGGTGCTGGCCATCCCCCAGCATGGTGGGTGCAGAGTTGAAGCTGGGCCAGAAGGTCCACAGGAAGATGGTCCCTAAATGACGGGCAGACCGGCAGAGTGAGAGGAAGCAAGTAGCCCCTGGGTAGCCTGGGTGTCCTCGCTCGCAAAGCGGGGGCCAGAGCACCTCCAGAGCGCGGGCCGTGCGTGGTGGCTCAGAAGGAGCGCGCAGCCCAGGCCTAGCAGCCACTGGGTGGTGCACAGCCAAGGGCCGGCTACCAAAGGGCACGGACACAGAGCCACTCGGCTGAGAACCACAGACGGTTGAGATCGGGGTATTTTTAAGcatcagaaaaggaaagaaaaacaggcaaagggcCGTGCATGTCAGGCACTGAACTGAGCTCGGTATTCGTATCAGGGAAACAATATGCTTTAAAACCTCAACCGCCTCCTGGAGACCTGGGCCCAGCAAGGTGCAGGTGAGGCCTCCGCCTCCCGGGCACCTGATGGGCTCCCGGCCAGtcctggagggtggggaggggcagagggacaaggTGAGGGGAAGGCTGGGGATCCTGTAGGCTCGGGCCACCAAGGCAAGGAGGCTTGAGGGACTGCCCCTCGTCCTGAGCGGTCTCAGGGTGCGTTGTGACTTCTCCCTGCAACCCTGCAGTCTGCTGTGGAACCCAGCACGCTCACACGTGTGTCCTcagagggcagagcagggggaCCCAGGAAGAGGCAGGGCTCCCTGCCtggaaggaggggacagaggagagctGGTGTGTCAGGCTCCCGGGGAAGCACGCCTTCTTGGGGAAGCCCCTGGACTTCTAGCCAAAGCATCCACCTCATTTCACAACAAATACGAATACAATACAAAGCCAGCCTCTCTTTTTAGCATGGGAAGAGGCATGGACCCACGGCAAAAGAAGGTATCAATCTCCTTTCCTGCCTCATTTgcgaaggcagagagaggagctgAGGCCAAGGTAGAGATAGGTGCTTGGAGGAAacaggtggtggtgatggtgctcGAAGGTCAGACCCTACGGTGCCCAGGGCTGACCCGCtacctctccccctgctcctgggCGTGCAGGGGCCTCTGGGAAATCGCCTGGGAGGCATGTGAAGGGCAGAGTCTTGGAggcagcaggtggagagactGCAGGGGGGCAAGACCTTGCTGTGCCAGGCTGGCCTGGCTTCTGAAGGGGGAAGGGGGCGGCCACAGAGTTTTAAGCAGGGATCCGTGCAGTCAGACTCGATTTAGAAAGGCCCCCGGAAATGGGTCTGGGGCAGGCGCGTACTCCGGGGCTGAGTTCTAAGAACCTGTCAAAGAAACTGTTGGGAATGATGAGCCCAGATCCCGGGCTCTCACCAGGGACTTCCCAGCAGGGACCCCAAGGACCGTAGGCGGCCTGACATCTTGCCCGGGGTCCTCcctggcccccccaccccggcccaccCCGGCAGACCTCACCAATCATGGCAAAGAGGTCCGAATGGTAGACGGAGCCCAGACGATGCTGGCTCTTCTCCAGCTGGGGCCTGTAGAGGACCCGGGACAGGACCAGCCCGAAGTAGGCCCCAAAAGTGTGGATGGTCATGGACCCTCCTGCATCCTTCACCTGGGGAGGGGACGCGGAGGTGGGCGGCCGGccctccgcgccccccccccccccccccactgaccCGTGCTCTCCCTGCCCAGGGCCTGACCCTGGCCCTCGCcatccctcacccctgccccacccgACTCACCCCCAGGAGACTAAGGAGCACGAACTCGTTGACGCCAAATAGCAGCACCTCCAGCAGGGCCATGAGCAGCAGCTGGGCCGGCCCCGTCTTGCCCAGGACGGCACCGAAGGAGATGAGCACAGCAGCGGCACAGAAGTCCGCGTTGATCATGCTGGGGACCGGGGGTGTGATGCAAgggtgagaggggtggggagggcagcccCACGGCcggggcggggtgtggggggggggggaaggggtctCGACGCAGCCTGGGGAGGTTCTGTGCCGTGGACCGCACGGCCCGCGAGGGGTGCAAGAACCAGATCCcgagccctgccctgggggtggCAGTGCGGACGGGCAGGGCGCTGGACGCGAGTCTACTGCGGGTCAGGCAGCAGACGGGAGGCAGGCCCGGGGCTGGAGGGCTGGCTCCCCccgggggcaggggatggggcggggaggggggagccggGGAGGCCGCCGCTGCCCACCTCTGCACGCCAACATGGATGTGGCCGCCGTGCAAGGAGTGAAAGAAGCCCTGGATGAGTGTGGACCACTGCAGGGCAAAGGCGGCCAGGAGGAAGGTGAAGCCGAGGCTGCTGAAGCCGTACCGCTGCAGGAAGGCCATGAGGAAGCCGAAGCCCACACACACCATGACGTGCACATCCTGGAAACCTGCGGGGGCATCCGGGCCGCTCGGCCACCGCCGTCCAAGCAGCCGTCCGGCCGGTGCCCCTGGTTCTCGCCAGCCAGGGCCGCCGCCTCCGGGctggagccaggcctgggaaactCCCCAGGTGTGGCGGGGCCTCCCAGCCTGGGGCGCCCGGGCAGAGCTGGCCGGCTGGGGGCAGCGGGACCCACGCCGGTCCCGCTGTCCCCGTGTCTCCCGCCCTGTCCTTGGGTCTCCTACAACCGACCGGCGGGACGTCCTGCCCGCGCTCCCCCCGGCTGCAGTCCCTGCCCCTCCGTGCTCAAAATCATCTTCTTCGGGCTCCTTTCAAGTTTCCCTTTCTGCTGGGAAGTCCTTCCTGATGTCTAACCTCCATCCCTCATACTTCAGAATCTATACCTCTCCGTTTTGAGGATTTTAagggtttgggggttttttggttatgtttatttttgagagagaaagaaacagtgcatgagcaggagacgggcagggaaagagagagagggagagagagagacagagagagagagggagaatccaaagcagactccaggctccaagctgtcagcacagagtctgatgtggggctcgaactcacgaaccgcgagatcatgagctaagcggaagtcagacgcttaaccaattgagccgcccaggtgccccgagaattttaaggtttttaaaaataacttatgaaatagccttaattttttttatcaaaactttttctttatttttagaaagggagagagagtgagcacacaaactaggagaggggtagaaggagagagaatctttttttaaaacatttatttatttttgagagagacagagagacagagagacagagcatgagcaggggaggggcagagagagagggagacacagaatccgaagcaggatccaggctctgagctgtcagcacagagccggatgcggggctcgaacccacgaaccgggagatcatgacctgagcagaagtcagaagtttaacccactgagccacccaggagtcccgagagacagaatcttaagcaggctccacgcccagcacaaggcccaatgtggggctcgatcccatgatcctgggatcatgacctgagcctaaatcaagagtcggccattcaacccactgagccacccagacgcccctaatttTGTCTTAAATAGCTTCAATTGTTAACAGAGATGACCTCAGGGAAAGGAGCCGAAGGGAGGCGCAGGGCTGCAGGGGCACAGCTGAGCCGCAAACCACGCCCCCTGGAGTTGCAAAGGCGGCTCTGGGAAGGGGGATTTcgcttttgcatttgtttctttctataatttgaatATGCTAATTTTATAGATGCATTAGttgaagttttttgtgtgtcagtGAGGTTTCTGGGCAGGGAGATTGGAgcctttctgtttgctttctatTGTGTATGCATAAAAGACCAAGCTAATGCTCATACAAACGATACATAGTAATATTGAGAGTGAGACACATACAAATACCTGCTTCAGTATCAGTTTGTTCCACACGCCTCCCCCGATCTTGCAAAAAAGGCTTGAAACATAACCTAGTGTGACAATTCAGCCAGCGCATCTGACCCTGTTCTCTCAGCCTCGGGTCTATGTATAGAGTAAgtccatgctctgtctttggCTTTAATTCAGAAATGCTGGAGAAAGAGTATCGTGAGTGCTGTTAGAAATCGGGCAGGGCAAATAAGTTATTGGGAAACAGGCTCAACTCTGACCCTAAATTCACTCCCCTTTTACAGCTCCACGTGAGAAATTTCTCTTGGAGCTTAATGCTAGCATGTGTCACTTCTCCCAGGGAACCCATCTGAGGTTTACTAAGAGCtcaggcaccaggctctggggAGGGTGCCGGCACCACAGCAGCCACACGCCTGCCCTCACGGAGCCTGGCGGGCAGACGGCAAAGAATCGGAGAATCACTCATGTGAGCCTTCCTTGCCTCTGATGAGAACATGTAACCGGCcgcatttcccttttcttcttggcTGCCTGGAAGCTCAGAGCTACCCTGGCATCGCAACCGAAAGAACTGGGGAGGCACTCCCAGTGTCCATTATCTCTATCCCGccctcctgcttttatttttgcagACTCATGTTCTTGTTGCAAACACACACCTCAAATCTCTTGTAGAAAGGGGCAGATCATAAAGAAAAAGGTCATGGTGCCTTTTTTGTTTAATCTGAAGAAGCACCTAGCAAGCCAAAAATTTATTCTTGAACTTTAGAATGCCATCAGTAATTTTGAGAGGACCAAACGTTTTTTGCCCTTTTTGTGCTGGGTACTGGCTGACAGGAGGTGAGTTTGCAAGCCCCTGGCAGAGACTTGGGTGGGTACTGGGACTGCGGGTCGGCACCTCAGCTGCCGGCCCCAGCTGCCAAAGCGGGGTAAGGGTCTAAAGGTCCACTGGCTTTGCTCCGTGTCCCGACACTGTGCCATTTCTCCAGCCCTGTGCACTCCCAAATCACCCAGATCTCCCTTCCCTCAGATCCTAACACCCaacagaaaaggaggaggagcacTTCTATCTCAGCCCGCGGCCTCAGTTCTTCGAGACCTCTCTGCCTGGCTTCTTTCCTCCTCGTGCCAACAGTAAAGGGGATGCCGCGTCTGTCCTTTTGTCCAAGGGCAGCAGGGTGGCAAAGGGGGCTGGGTGGCAGGGCTCCCTGTCCCGGACATGCACAACTGCTCCAGAGCTGGTCATAACTGGCAGTAACATTTACGTCTCCCACCCCGGGTTTGTTTGGCATCACAACTCAGTCCCTTGACCTTTCAAATGGAGGCTAAACATTAAGAAATCTCCTTCACTGGGGAGCATTCCACAGACTCTCCATTGGCTGTGGCCACCGACCATGCAGCCTCGGTTGAAGAGAAGACAACAGCCCTGTAGCGACGCCTActgcctccccaacccccctGGCTAGCTCCCGAACAAGATAACACGGGGCAAGCGGACAGTTAAGGCTGGATTGTGTGATGGCTGACAAGCCATTTCGCCTctgtgagcctcggtttcctcatctgtaaagtggggctaTAAAACGTAAGGAGCAGAGAGTGGTGAGCTGAggaggccccctcccccctcccccaccacactctACCCACCCCTGCCTTATGAGGGAGGTGGGCCACATTCTCCCAGAAGAGGTCACCGACCACTCTGGTCCCTGTCAcgtcccccttccctgcttcttccAAGAAGATCCTGATTCCAGCTATCCTAAATCCCTCTCACCAAAAGTAAGGTCTCAGAGGTATGTGACCCAGGACCTGTCCACACTGTTTTCTTAGAACCCTTTCTCATGCTTGCTTCTGTGTCCCCTGTCAccctgtcttttctcctctttctttctttccatgactTGCCTTGGGAGGCTTGTAATGTGGGGAAAGGCCACAGCTGGGCAGCCAAGAGACCTGGCTAACTTGCTGTGTGCTCTTGGGCAGCCCCGTggcctctctggctctctctctctccacatctgAGGGGCTCTGAGGGCCCTGCCTGCAGCAACGACAGACCGACCCCGGGAGCAGCCGTGTCCCGGGCACCAGCTGCGCTCCCTTTCATCTCCCGAACCAAAGGGCAGTGGCTACGCCTCCCTCTGACCCTGACCCCTTCCCTGGACACAAGGGCAGGGGAAGACCCGGCTCATCAAAGCCCCAGACTCCAGAGACCTCACGCTTCCCTCCACTCCAACCTTCCCCCACACCAGGGTCCCAAGTCCACGGGGATAGAAACCTAGGGCAGCGGAGAGGTAGgatccccactcccctccccttaCCACAGCCCAGGGAGAGCTGAATGCCCAaggagagccccccccccccgcagcagAGGGGCGACAGGTGGGGGCGTTGCAGGGAGATGAGCAGGGCGCGGAGGCTTGAGTGGGGCCCTTGGAAGAAGCAAACGGAGGACGTGGCAGGCAGCCAGGTCACACCGTGGACAAGAGCTTGCTTCCCTCAGCCTCTGGGCTATTCCCTCTCAACTCCCTGGCTCTCTGGGCAAATGCAGGACCCAGGGGCCTGCTGTCCCAGCTCCCGGGGCTCACCTTGTGCAGACAGGGCTGAGGTGGAACACAAGAGGGAGGAGCTGGAGCCCCTCTGCCGAGGacagctggggggctgggggtctAGCATTTCTTGCTCAGACCCAAGCCTGCATCTCACTCCCTGTGTCCTCAGCACTGTGTTGGAGTTGGGACTGGGAGACGGTCGGTTGGGGACAGCCTGCTGCCAGCTCGGTATAGGAAAAGCAGGGTAATAACAGCCTGGGATTTTATAGGAGACTCTCACACTGTAGGTCTTGTTGGAATGTGCATCCTTCAAACTGAAGCATCCTTCTCCCCATTGCCCAgatgggaaaaactgaggctgACATAAGCCCTACCCAAGCCGTGGTGATGAAATGAGGAGCTGTAGTATCCTGGGTCCCAGCTGCTCAGGGCCTGAGTACCAAGGTAGGCCCCCAACCTTAGAGGGAGAGCCTAAGGTCCCCCAGCAGGCGGCAGGGGGTCGGCCCTCTCCTTCCTGGGCCTCACCAGCAGACAGGAGAGCTGTGTTGCTTGGGATGTCTGAGTCCTAGTTCCTTCTCTGCCACTTACCCGATGGGCAATCGTGAGCAAGTCACAAGcgttctgagcctcagcttcctcccctATGAAATGGGCCAATGACCCTGCCATGCTTCCTGCCCAGAGCTGGGGGCAGCTGCTCTGGGCTGTGGTGGGTGGTTGTGTGATCCTCTCTCGGACTCTGGAAGGGCCAGTTTTGAGTGACTGGGACAGGAATGCCTGAGCCCCACCCGCCTTGGCTGCCTTCATAGCTGATACCTGCACTACCACTCCTGCACAGCCCTCCCTACCTCCCCTGCCCAGGAGGACTGTCTTTGCCATGATCAGGGTGGAGCCCCTAGGAAAAGCAGTCGCCCTACGAAGCCCAATGAGGCCAACTGGGGGGGTGAGACAAAGGAAGCAATTAAAGCTCAGATCTGGGCTTGAGTCCCAGCTCCCTCAATTCTGACAGCTCGAACCTGAACCAGCCACTtcgagtctcagtttccccatctttgtCTGCCTGATAGACGAGATGAGACCTGGGACACCGCGGACACCAGCGACAGGGTGTTATTATAAATCTGGGGCACCTTCCTCTCAAAGCCAGAGGGTTGCTCTCCTAGGAGTAAACGTGGACACCCAAGACACCGCGGAGCCTGGGCTCTTCGCTCCCCGCGCCCTCACCCGCACTCACTTGGGTAGCGAAAGTAAAATTCATTGTCCGAGCTACTGCGGTTGCCCGAGTGCCAGACGGCGGCGTCGGTTTCGGGGTTGTAGCGAACAAAGACCGCAAAGAGGATGGCGGTGGcgccctggaggaggaggcacaGCAGGGGCAGCTGCAGTCGCCGGCCCGCGGCGCGGCGGGGAGACCCGGCCATGGACGAGGGCTTCGATACCCTGGCTCcgtccggctccggctccgggcGCGCGGGACACACGCTCCCGGGCAGGGTCGGCAGGTTCCACCGGCGCCAGGGCCCGCCCACCGGCGCCAGGGCCCGCCCACCGGCGCCAGGGCCCGCCCACGCCTAGGCTCAgcgaccctcccccccccccgcccctccctcccccgcccctcagcCCCGCGCAGCTGGGAGCCCCAACCCGGTCCCGCGGGTGTGGAACAGGGGCGCCGAGGGCGTGGGCCCGTGGCCTGAGGCGGGCCAAGAGCCGGCGGAGAGGGGGCGTCCGGACCCCCTTGTCCTGTCTCCCTTCACCTGGCTGCCCCTGGCTGTCTTCGGGTTGGGACAGGTCCGTGGAAATGGCCCTGGAAAGGCTCCCTGTGTTCTGCCCTGATGGGGCACAACCGAGGGACCCGGGGTGGCGGGGTTGGGGAAAGGAgaggccccctccccctcaaacGTAGTGTTAGTTTACAGAATGTGTCCCAAGAAATAAGAGGCTCTTTAAGACCCCCGGCCTGGCCGTCCAGCGTAAacaccagagagagagagttgagcgGTTACTCAATCTTTTCCCAAGCCAGATGCAAAACGGAGGTGCTGTCCAGGCATCGATGATTAACctgactggggggagggggggttctgAGCCCTCACCTCCCCCCAAGCCTCCTGAGCCTCCCAGCTGGGTCTGCACCCCAGCCAAGCAGCAGCTGGCCACGCTGACAGCTAGGTTCCCTGCACACTTGCACCTGGATAAGGGGCCCGGGGCAGCCTGAACAGCTAGATGGAGGAGGGTCTTCTCCCCCAGGAGTCAGGAGCCACTGGTAACACAAGCAAGGCCTACATCcacggagggggtgggggtcctggGAGACAGTAAGGAGACAGACTCACTGACATCTACTGTGAGCCAGGCTTTGGAGATGAACCACACAACCCCTCCCTCCAGGAGCCACCGTCCTGTGGGGAGACAGACACCTGGGAGGAAACTGAACGCCCACCGGAGTGAATGTGTGACCCTAGCAGTTGCAGAGGCCCTAGGGGCCCAGGAGGAGAGCCCACTGTGGTGAGGGTGAGCGCAGGCACAGACGTGGACAACCGCTCCTGGGAGGTATGTCTGCAGGTGGTCTAGAAGGACCGCCTAGAAATGGGGCaagtgaagaagaaagaggggatATTTCTAGAAGGGACCTGTGGAGACAGAAGCCTGGCCCTGTGAGTGTCCAGTGTGTTCAGGGactggagctgggggtggggagtctaGAAAGGCCTCGAAGGCCCTGCTGAGGCATGCGGCCTCTACCCCGTGGGGGCCGGGTGGCTGGAGGACTCTCACAGGGGGGCGACCCCACTGCTATGAGTTCTGACACCTGCGTGCCACAGGGGCTTCAAGGAAGAAAAGCTGAAGGCCGGTCTCTGTGGAGCTGGTGGAAGGGGAGGCTCTCCGTCCACCCTGCTGCCCAGCCCAGTCTGAGGGGGCTACTGTGTGGGAGGGGCTTCTGTGTGGGAGGGGCTTGTCTGTGTTAGCAAAGGAGTCCCGACCCCTGCCGTTCCCAGAAGACGTGGTCTAGGCTCAGAGGGGCCAGCCTCTCCCCCAGAGCAGATTCGAAGTGAGCGCCTCCTAGGAATGGCGCTTGCCGGGTCTCAcgaaggggcggggggtggggagtgatggTGGAATCCCTGACCCTCCTCCTTGCTTCCCCGGCTGCCCTTtctgcagcccctcccctcctcctcccctcccgcaGTCGGCTTGAGCCTCCAGCCCAGTGCGAACCCTGCGGGACAGCTGGATTCTAGGTGTCCAGCTTCCTGACTTAAGTAAGCGCCCAGCCAAGCGGGCCCGGGAGGGCAGGGGTCACCTCGATAGCACTGCTCCCAGCCGACCAAGCAGGCTCTCTGGCCCTCagtggcccctggcccctggcccagAGGCTGTCACTACTTGGTCAGCAAGAAGGCTGTTTTTTAGCTCCTTctgcaggggcagggggtgggggtgggagatatCTGGTCAGCAGCCTTTGGATAATGATTCTTGGACAATTCATCTGGGGTATCCTAGGCCCAGCCTTCTGCCCCAGGACACAGCTTGCTTCCTGGGCCCTGtctgggagggggaggcagggtcTGGACAGGCTCTGCCAGGGGAAGAGCCTTCACAAGCTGCAGAACCAGAGAGAGCGTCTTCTGGGAGCCTCCTCGCTGATTCCAGCCTCTTTGACCTCTGTCTCACCTGTTGTCTCTCTTAGTCTCTGAATGCCTCTGGATCTCTGATTTCTCGCTCCTctgttgttcattcattcattcgacaacTGTTTGTTTAGTACCAACTCTGGGCCAGGTCCTGGGGCCGTGACCTGAGATTCTCATCAAAATGTGTAACACAGTTGGGTCCTGGAGGCCCCTGGGCCAGGCAGGGGTTAACCCTTTATCTACTGGATGTCAAGAAGTCAAGAGGGGGCCCCTGGAAAGGCCAGAATACCTGGGCCAGTTTGTGGAGGGTAGGTATTTGGGCAACATCTATTTACCAACCTGCATGGAAAGATCGTTCTATTTCAACAACTTCGTGGTACCAGCTCATGTCACCCCTCGTCTGGCAGAGGGCATGACCCTGACAGTCCTCCCCTTCTGAAGG
Above is a window of Neofelis nebulosa isolate mNeoNeb1 chromosome 15, mNeoNeb1.pri, whole genome shotgun sequence DNA encoding:
- the RHBG gene encoding ammonium transporter Rh type B — translated: MAGSPRRAAGRRLQLPLLCLLLQGATAILFAVFVRYNPETDAAVWHSGNRSSSDNEFYFRYPSFQDVHVMVCVGFGFLMAFLQRYGFSSLGFTFLLAAFALQWSTLIQGFFHSLHGGHIHVGVQSMINADFCAAAVLISFGAVLGKTGPAQLLLMALLEVLLFGVNEFVLLSLLGVKDAGGSMTIHTFGAYFGLVLSRVLYRPQLEKSQHRLGSVYHSDLFAMIGTIFLWTFWPSFNSAPTMLGDGQHRTTLNTYYSMTASTLSTFALSALVGEHGRLDMVHIQNAALAGGVVVGTSGEMMLTPFGALAAGFLAGTVSTLGYKFFTPILEAKFKLQDTCGVHNLHGMPGVLGALLGVLVAGLATHEAYGDGLGSVFPLVAEGQRSATSQAMYQLFGLLVTLTFASVGGGLGGLLLRLPFLDPPPDSQCYEDRIYWEVPGEREDEAQGSLRAEETDTRA